In Rutidosis leptorrhynchoides isolate AG116_Rl617_1_P2 chromosome 2, CSIRO_AGI_Rlap_v1, whole genome shotgun sequence, one genomic interval encodes:
- the LOC139894168 gene encoding mitochondrial arginine transporter BAC2-like: MDFWPWFLASSWGKEFVAGGFGGIAGVVSGHPLDTVRIKQQSGRGGSACNILKNIVANEGSLALFKGMGAPLASVTFQNALVFQCYAAFSRALDPYIPTTIPPSYETVVLGGTGAGAVQSLVITPIELVKIRLQLQNQSTEKGPSTVAKNILKTEGLKGLFRGLTITVIRDAPSYGFYFWTYEYAREKLHPGCRKNGQESFSTMLVAGGLAGVNSWICCYPVDVVKTRLQAQTGDSSVKYNGIVDCFRKSVRNDGVSVLFRGLGSTLFRAFVVNGAVFTAYETTLRCLFNNDN; the protein is encoded by the coding sequence ATGGATTTCTGGCCCTGGTTTCTTGCAAGTAGTTGGGGTAAAGAATTTGTTGCGGGAGGATTTGGCGGAATCGCAGGAGTCGTATCTGGGCATCCTCTTGATACGGTTAGAATCAAGCAACAAAGCGGTCGAGGTGGTTCTGCATGCAACATTCTTAAAAATATTGTCGCTAATGAAGGATCGCTTGCCCTTTTTAAAGGCATGGGTGCCCCTCTTGCATCGGTTACCTTTCAGAACGCGTTGGTTTTTCAATGCTACGCTGCGTTCTCACGAGCATTAGATCCGTATATACCAACTACGATACCTCCTTCATATGAAACCGTTGTTTTAGGAGGCACAGGTGCTGGTGCCGTACAAAGTCTTGTCATCACACCAATCGAACTTGTAAAAATCCGATTACAACTACAAAATCAATCCACCGAAAAAGGCCCATCAACCGTtgccaaaaacatcttaaaaaccgAAGGTTTGAAAGGATTGTTTCGAGGATTAACCATTACAGTCATACGAGACGCACCGTCATATGGTTTCTATTTTTGGACGTACGAGTACGCTCGAGAGAAACTTCACCCCGGATGTCGTAAAAACGGCCAAGAAAGTTTCTCAACGATGCTTGTAGCCGGAGGCCTAGCTGGagttaatagttggatttgttgttATCCGGTAGACGTGGTTAAAACAAGACTCCAGGCTCAAACAGGGGATTCGTCCGTTAAGTATAATGGGATCGTGGATTGTTTTCGTAAGAGCGTTAGAAACGATGGGGTCAGTGTGCTGTTTCGGGGGCTTGGAAGTACGCTTTTTCGTGCTTTTGTTGTGAATGGGGCTGTTTTCACGGCTTATGAAACAACTTTACGTTGTCTTTTTAACAACGATAACTAA